One genomic window of Magnolia sinica isolate HGM2019 chromosome 3, MsV1, whole genome shotgun sequence includes the following:
- the LOC131240718 gene encoding uncharacterized protein LOC131240718 produces the protein MAIKLKLLIDKEKNRVVLAESDKYFVDTLFSFLTIPIGGVVRLSSGKSNIGCMDALQESVKNLDSRYLQTEAVREMLLCPRRACEARTKDLALNVYSELTRNYLCTSCCVGSHPLISTVKNVRCRCGRVMGTEVVVNKPNPVTKGINEGVFVKRTMRFMIGDDLRVGPISSMTCVSLLDKLGVRDVAALGEKIVDVGADEALHILRRLLVSNTPLTDVFLPKPEAVEDAFHALKLSDEAIAIDKNDTGKTMSLKLLISKSKNRVLYAEATEDFLDLLFSFLSFPLGAIVNLLRPGSSIGCLDNLYKSVEDLSGDDNCIISEECRAMLLDPKLALHSGCDNQLLPVVEVEPNTFDLSSFKKTLRFHFINPKLSDAATESGGRFVKGPEIMFMVTDGLDVEPLSFISGISILYRFQVPISDVQERVVSVGQDQALSLLKAALCSRTVLSDVFCGKKVDQSQIKLEGDQWQYQLDG, from the exons ATGGCTATCAAGTTGAAGCTGTTGATTGACAAGGAGAAAAACCGAGTGGTGCTTGCCGAATCCGACAAGTACTTTGTTGATACCCTCTTCAGCTTCTTGACAATACCAATAGGTGGTGTAGTTCGACTCAGCAGCGGGAAATCCAATATTGGATGCATGGATGCATTGCAAGAGAGTGTAAAGAATCTCGATTCTCGGTATCTACAGACAGAGGCTGTGAGGGAGATGTTGCTCTGCCCGAGAAGAGCGTGTGAAGCTCGAACCAAGGATCTAGCACTAAATGTCTATTCGGAGCTTACAAGGAATTATTTATGTACATCATGTTGCGTAGGTTCCCACCCCTTGATCAGTACTGTTAAGAATGTCCGATGTCGCTGCGGAAGGGTGATGGGTACAGAGGTAGTTGTTAATAAGCCAAATCCGGTTACGAAAGGTATCAATGAGGGAGTCTTTGTGAAGAGGACAATGAGGTTCATGATAGGCGATGATCTACGGGTGGGCCCCATTTCCTCGATGACCTGCGTGTCACTACTTGACAAGCTTGGAGTCAGAGACGTGGCTGCTTTAGGGGAGAAGATTGTGGATGTGGGTGCCGATGAG GCATTGCATATACTGAGACGATTGTTGGTCTCCAACACACCTTTGACGGACGTCTTTCTGCCGAAGCCAGAGGCTGTTGAGGATGCTTTTCATGCCCTAAAGTTGAGCGACGAAGCAATAGCCATAGATAAGAATGACACTGGCAAGACGATGAGCTTGAAGCTTCTGATCAGCAAATCCAAGAACAGAGTATTGTATGCAGAGGCCACAGAGGACTTCTTAGACCTTCTGTTCAGCTTCCTCTCCTTCCCTCTTGGAGCCATTGTAAATCTCTTGAGGCCAGGTTCTTCCATTGGATGTTTGGATAACTTGTACAAGAGCGTGGAAGATTTAAGCGGTGACGACAATTGTATCATATCCGAAGAATGCAGAGCCATGCTACTTGACCCCAAGCTAGCGCTCCACTCGGGGTGTGACAACCAGCTACTGCCAGTCGTAGAGGTGGAACCCAATACATTCGACCTTTCTAGTTTTAAAAAGACCCTACGATTTCATTTCATAAATCCGAAGTTGAGTGATGCAGCCACAGAGTCTGGAGGAAGATTTGTGAAGGGACCGGAGATCATGTTTATGGTAACGGATGGGTTGGATGTGGAGCCTTTATCGTTTATTTCAGGCATTTCCATCCTATACAGATTCCAGGTGCCCATCAGCGATGTGCAGGAGCGAGTAGTAAGTGTAGGCCAGGATCAG GCTCTCTCTCTACTGAAGGCTGCTTTGTGCTCCAGAACAGTTCTTAGTGATGTCTTCTGTGGGAAGAAAGTAGATCAATCTCAAATTAAATTGGAAGGTGATCAATGGCAATatcaattagatggttag